The sequence ttattaataattggtttCTAAGTTATGGCTATTTCCTTCAGATTAAAATGGCGTTCAGTGATTTGCTTGCTGCATCATCTTTTACAGGATTATCGGTGACATGTGTAGACCAATTGAAGATTTTAAATGATGAAGTTATTGGTaaacttcataaaatattgaatgtgaATGAAACTGAATCCATAGAAAATTTGTCCTTGGTTACTACCACAAAGTATGTTAGctgtttagtataaaatagaGATATAATTATCCTGAGTAATttgaaagaaataatttatactttataggattgatttattaattattttgttcctGTAAATTTTTCTGAACTTCTCTAAACTGGTACTCTTCATTATTACACTTAATCTTATACACttttactgaaatatttttgaaagacaatttgttataatttttactaagcaattaactttaatttttttaaattaacttttttattaccAGTACTTACATGTTATATAACTAGATTGTAACAAtctcataaaaatgtatgtattttttaatgtttgattaGTACACCATCAAATAAAAACTTGACATTTTCTGATGAAAAAGATATGTGTTCTCCATATATTGATGCTATTGATAGTACCGATTTACTCCCATCTGAACTAGAATCAGCAAGTAattataacagttatttattaacatcacataataatataatataataatttattattcacataatataaataaatagttgcttatttcattatttgttttttaaacatttaaagcaatgattaaaatatatttttacaaaaataacataaaaactaaatgaataaattatattaattattaagtagataTTGGATTAAAAGATAACATgctaataatgtttaaattttagaaaaatctttcacattcaatgaaaaaaatgaagttgTTGTTTATACTGATGGCGCTTGTTCGAATAATGGCTTTAAAGGAGCATCTGCAGGGGCTGGAGTATGGTTTGGAAAAAGTCATCCTCTGTAAGTGTTTTTGTAGTAAACagggaacggatttaaatgctcAAGAAATCCTcaaaatatgcttttaaaaatggtgtaatatgctaaaaaaatatgcacttaaaatttaatgataaaattaaattaaatattatgttaaattaattaagcaaAGGACAATTTGTCGTCTTTAATAAGTTCTttatcataaacattattttaatctagAATATTAGCCCACGTTAATAAGAagagaaaacaaaaattgaattcatttaCCTTATTGCACTGGAAAATTAGAAGTTGCTTAaactttaacattttaattaatctatattaatttaatttatatatatgttgcaTATGTCATCTTATCTTTGGCTCTAAGGACTAGTCTTAATCTTATCAATAGTATGTGACTGTGAGCatgaaaatataagaaaaaataaaaatatacaactagAAATATGAaaagtacaattaatattattttaataaaatgatctAAATTGAGGTCAATTCACATCAGATTTCAAAAAGTTTATTCTAATACATAtagcatttatataaaaatccgTTCTCTGGCGATGAATCATGTTATAGTACATTATTGaaacaaatacttatattagGAATTTGGCAATAAAAGTACCTGGAACACAAACTAATAACAATGCAGAGATATTTTCTACCATTAAAGCAATTGAACGAGTTAATTCTACTGGTAATTTCTGTGTATGttgtttaaacaaattatttttacaaatttttctaaacagtattatttataaatttatgttcagGTCTCACTAGAATAAGTATACACACAGATTCAGATTTTGTCATCAAAAGTGTAAATGAATGGATGCCGCGTTGGCAAGCTAAAGGGTGGAAAACTAGTGCAGGTGCAGAAGTGAAAAACAAAGAaatgtttatgatattaaataaaagaatccAGTCAATGGATTCAGTTAGCtgggtaaaataaaaacattttactttaaattttgttCCAAgcctaataacaatttttattatagacatACGTACCTGGTCATAAAGGAATTACTGGTAATGAAGAAGCCGATAAGTTAGCTAGGATAGGAGCCAAGATGTAATGAAAAAGTCTTAAATTAACTtcacttttattattaactagctACATTTAAATTCATTTCTTGATTCAAATTAacgttttaaatagattttgtaTCCATCCATTAAATTATATGACTAATGTCAAACAGATGAAGTTCagtttatgtatgtttattataaaaagaagaaaaacattttattcttaaaatgggAATGCATTATTTCACATATCAGTTTTAAGtcttaacaatacattttcatatCCCATTAAATGTTggctatttatttaatataaaaatgtatttgttatcaaaaaatatttatgttattatttaagtcttgtatggataaaataaattataaatatttgtagatatactaaaaattaaaaaactatgaaTATGGTGTATTAACTtcttagtaattaataataactaataaaaattttcatGATACTTCTAAGAACTCTTAAGAAATGAATTATATTGTGGTTAGGGTGTCAACtactttaataatgtaataactcGCTAGTTACTCAGCGTTTTATTAAgtagcatattttatataaatatgacaaaCTTAACATTAGTAAGgtataatttaagaattaaataatttacaataaattaaatatagtcaAACAATCCAATTTgacttattagtaattattctattaatttatcTCTGTTTTTTTTGTTGTGTGTGTACAtgataagtaattaattaaatgcttttattttcaaaaataagggCGTTTTCTGGTAACAAAAATGGATTTGGTTTTTACTTTAGTAAggtcaaaacaaaaaatatataggaattttaagtaagtttttgataaaattgataaggtctttttttaaacaaattatcgttgctacttgaaattttcaccaaaatatgtttattaaatcattttccaTATTAAAATTCTAAGCTAATGCTAGGCATAAGAAACTTTagattttttcataattgttaataatgctGGGtcaaaattctcaaaaatttaATGCAAGATCCCACATagtatatctgtataaaaatattaaaaatacataggccaaattttttgatatgcatttaatgttcaaaattcataacaatttcttttatatttaagttatgaaaatttaatacaagattcctcataagtagTTCTTACTcaaaccaaaaaatataaagacaattattttttatagacattttaaatttaaatttgcacaaaattacttatttaaagataaataatgatgttaattattttgatacaatttaaaaacataatttgtgggaacttaaaattgttacatacattaataattaaatactaaacaatGTGTTCTGTGGTGAAGTGACTGGCTGACATACAAAAGTATACCTAGAATGATGAAGAAATACCCTTTAAAGGGAGAGAGGatctaacttttttatttttaaattatggtaaatacaattttttttaataaaatcaaatctaccacgtattttttttacgtttctccaaaacttttcaacatttttataatttttttttattttaaagctatcTAATTATCAACCAACATACGCAATTAAACCAGaaattatgcaaattattattattaaatttaaaaaagtaaacatttttttatcaaaagttagaatttttaaaaataaatcttgtattactccaaatcattcaatatttagtatggtttttttagtttttgtattattttactgattAAGAATACTTTATAAGTTTGATTTTCATATCTTCTATAATTGCAGAATTATACGCAGCTAAACATTACAGGTCTTTTATGATTGTAATTATtggctatttataattataccaaaCATGAAGCCTAAATGAAGCATAAATTCACTAgagttgatataaataatttaataagttagtttattttttaagtacaaaattgaatccaattaatgtaaaaaaccacaaaatattattaaagtagtttaaaaatataaacaaataacaaggaaataaattttatgtttatttaattataattaatcagaTTTTCAAAGTTCCCCACCTGACTGTAAACAAGCTTGAGCTCTAAATGAAACACTTTGTGTAGTCCTTTATTTTAACGACCGATATTCAATTCTAAGAAAACTAAGATAGTAACCATTAACAGCGTAAAGGAAGTAATTCATCATTAGAAAATGTTCAAgttcaataatatttctatgtttattaaaataaatacatatatattttaaatgtttattaaatgttcaaagtAAATATGATACAACTTGCttatttgttcaaatatttatattatttaaaaaattagtccaaaacaaatatttaaaactgatatGAAGGTGCTCTGATCAGCTCAAATATTTCACATCTGGATTGGCCTTGCTGTGTATCGGGCTCCCCTATATATGTCTAACCCCCACTTTTTGATAAGTACCTGATAGTTAACTACGCAATTATATTTACTTCAGACTTCTTCCTTTTATTATAGGCTtatgttattcaaatattattaatattacatatcgaAGCATGTAGCCAAATAAAGTACTGACAAATCATTTCCATTgattatcgttttaaaaatgtaataattatatcacttatcattgatttaaaaatatactacattCGTTAGTAACCTATTCAATGAAAAAGAACACTCAAAATCTACTACACAACAGGACCAGTACCAGTtccacaaatttttttttcaacttttatattgtaaaaaattagtaaaggtaagtttaattaaaatttgtttgctTGATTTACTGGACTTCATATGTGTTCTTATaccaagttaataaaaataccaatataataatatttattatgttattaaatctaattatttataagtatgaaCTATCTTATCATCACCAGTGTTCAAATTGAAAGTGGGGATCAAGATACATTTTGTTTAGTGTACTAAATTacttttgtaattttcatttcGCAAAAGTGTTTGAATACAatgatattgaaatttaattcaatCAACTACACAACttttgccaattttttttttccaagtcTAAGaggcttttataatatttccctcttgaacatttaatatcaTTCTATCAATctaaaatctatacatttatatacctattatgatttaagatttatttataaaatctatttttaacatataattacaGAATTTAATACAACAATTAGTACTAAACCATAATATACtacttacttttattaaatagttgtataaaataatagtaataaataataagtgacaacctaagttttgaaatatgtttgaatttatttaaaagaatgaatcatgtttttatattttacatcagcagaaaatataattttacatgtcAAAAACCAAGTATTGTAATATCAGAACAATACAAAATTGATCTATCCAATATAAATCTTAGTAGCATTGAGTAGTATTTAGAACAGAAGACTTATGTtatcattcaatttaataattgtataaaatacaaatttcaaataataaataataaaaacttagttataaatattgattatatataatatatatatatatatataaataatataaataatacaaataagtgtattcataatttaattaatcaataatttactaaaagtaatattacacgggtataatttttttatttttactttttctagACATACCATTGTTatctaataaaattaggtttgaAAATAAAGtgctttataattaatacatatataaaagaaaaaaatcaaagtcataaattaaaaacctcCTCTAAAGTTACTGTTAGGTTGTGGCGCTTGGAACCCATAATTACTTGCATAACCAGGAGGTGGATTGCTCATATTAGGTATTTGAACAGGCGGTTGCGACACAAATGTTGGTTGATGCTGACTAGGTTGGTGCTGAGTTACTTGACTGTTATTGCTATCTCCCCATCTGCTTGCTCTTTCACGTCCTGGAGCAGTTCCgttgttattat is a genomic window of Rhopalosiphum padi isolate XX-2018 chromosome 4, ASM2088224v1, whole genome shotgun sequence containing:
- the LOC132930577 gene encoding uncharacterized protein LOC132930577, which translates into the protein MYFSGYKYRNLLSIKRIFSCFFKMPFYAVIFKTKKTGAIAENWEMARGLRDATPNSYAKKFNTKIEAEKYIKDFNFQIVQNAQSTNDHFKGIKRKRSENSNFTIDSVKDHIKKIKMAFSDLLAASSFTGLSVTCVDQLKILNDEVIGKLHKILNVNETESIENLSLVTTTNTPSNKNLTFSDEKDMCSPYIDAIDSTDLLPSELESAKKSFTFNEKNEVVVYTDGACSNNGFKGASAGAGVWFGKSHPLNLAIKVPGTQTNNNAEIFSTIKAIERVNSTGLTRISIHTDSDFVIKSVNEWMPRWQAKGWKTSAGAEVKNKEMFMILNKRIQSMDSVSWTYVPGHKGITGNEEADKLARIGAKM